Proteins encoded in a region of the Lathamus discolor isolate bLatDis1 chromosome Z, bLatDis1.hap1, whole genome shotgun sequence genome:
- the LOC136005970 gene encoding uncharacterized protein LOC136005970, with protein MEYDGPDTSQERKGEKDRARKTSYFIRGRLLTSSARPPEGAAQVQKRLMSSLLWSEARKTCAVLLPAAAFPPALPRLREPVEPVLLLPPSAAPRGRTARLAGALRCPGQGLAEAGSAPGPSPVRSSCGRERAAGRRLATGVFVSAGLCAVENGLGQCASRSGRRRSVTRRGRAGGSVSCCRYGAGGAGVRGAGGGAGGGRGGGEGAATSLREQEQEAGCRLPAARCLSYRQQVRPVLSAVAAAMALLSLTQLLDAAIGTNVESVNFRALRDLLQAVLGHLGLQEGSTRALEQPAERDRARTPAAGQQPQQADEQLPAKDALRDATSRSEADVAADVGQLVERVEGDESSSSEDTAVYQAVLEEISQMKEAQSRMQGEIRMIQEALGLGNHQDAASQTPGLCNLRTLASDVQMLKERLGLYPDPEEVNNMVHWDVLEDCLVGSKAERCRDGGRPRGEQEGEPSPTTKPPTTKPPTTKPPTTKSPPTKSPPTKSPPTKSPPTKPPTTKSPPTKSPPTKSPPTKPPTTKPPTTKSPTTKSPTSDVDTPHGASSVLGSRESSVGLKDPGTALTAPKQQAGIPSDQRRDASTTAVMQTVSQDVQTTSLGTQPAQPEPTRTQTTTLGTQPESTVTQTTISGEQLSTQLDGAGPLAAGTLLPTAQGFEIPLNADPRSTSHVQEPALPSASSSAYQNAYKCYVETVEALKQIGQLRHLYAALKEQVAQLEATGLERTELEKLRLLLQERGQESVANTLGDLQAQVSSLQGLASDLQGLSRELQGVARDLQGEKGKIRKLESTLAKLEAARASWQMDPSDQLSLPLGSTPQEVKRDMKDLAQQRQTSKAALDQLVTQTAKEEQEREQLEEARVTESTGQEEAVCPMCSSDTSTRLEQLLRRYEKLQGLVDSLMSRKKMGKALRQLPGKSQDQEVLKRIQAAILQMQGEYEKLNSVMGSLLDDSRQQQEDIEGLLQSVERLEKEKADKEDLKLGMDEKADKGALESKVSRAQFEASLELLKEQNQEVLSRLTGQEQGLHEVQQQLREEMASKLDRLELEPFQQELDDRWKSSLEQLKKMAPPMEADSAAGFRKQLLVDFQCLSCDRQLSMRVPGS; from the exons ATGGAATATGATGGCCCTGATACCTCTCAAG AACGGAAAGGCGaaaaggacagagcgaggaagacttcttacttcatccgaggaagactccttacttcatcagcacgaccaccagagggggctgcgcaagtgcagaagaggctgatgtc CTCTTTGCTCTGGAGCGAGGCGCGCAAAACGTGTGcggtgctgctgccagcagcagccttcccCCCAGCATTGCCACGCCTAAGGGAGCCAGTAGAACCAGTCCTGCTCTTGCCACCGAGCGCTGCCCCCCGCGGCAGGACAGCTCGCCTTGCCGGGGCGCTCCGgtgccctgggcaggggctggcggAAGCGGGGTCGGCCCCGGGACCCTCACCCGTGCGCTCGAGCTGCGGACGGGAGAGGGCCGCGGGGCGTCGCCTGGCAACGGGTGTGTTCGTCAGCGCCGGCCTCTGTGCGGTCGAGAACGGGCTCGGCCAATGCGCGTCGAGGAGCGGGCGGCGGCGGTCGGTAACGAGGCGCGGCAGGGCGGGGGGCAGCGTCAGTTGCTGCAGGTACGGGGCCGGGGGCGCGGGGGTCAGGGGGGCCGgcggtggggctggagggggcagAGGCGGCGGGGAAGGGGCCGCCACATCCCtgagggagcaggagcaggaggcaggctgCCGGCTGCCCGCTGCCCGCTGTCTCTCCTACCGCCAGCAGGTCAGACCCGTGTTGTCGGCCGTAGCGGCAGCGATGGCTCTGCTCAGCTTGACCCAGCTGCTGGACGCCGCCATCGGGACCAATGTCGAGAGCGTGAACTTCCGAGCGCTGCGCGACCTGCTGCAGGCCGTGCTGGGGCACCTGGGCCTGCAGGAGGGCTCCACCCGGGCCTTGGAGCAGCCTGCGGAGCGGGACAGGGCAAGGACCCCGGCCGCGgggcagcagccgcagcaggCGGATGAGCAGCTGCCTGCGAAGGACGCGCTGCGGGACGCCACCAGCCGCTCCGAAGCTGATGTGGCTGCCGACGTGGGGCAGCTGGTGGAGAGGGTGGAAGGGGacgagagcagcagctctgag GACACGGCTGTCTACCAGGCTGTCCTGGAGGAGATTAGCCAGATGAAGGAGGCGCAGTCCCGCATGCAAGGAGAAATCCGCATGATCCAGGAGGCGCTTGGCttg GGGAACCACCAGGATGCTGCTAGCCAGACGCCAGGCCTCTGCAACCTAAGGACTCTGGCCAGTGATGTG caaatgctgaaggaaaggctgGGCCTGTACCCGGACCCGGAGGAGGTCAACAACATGGTGCACTGGGACGTGCTGGAGGATTGCCTGGTGGGCAGCAAAGCAGAACGATGCAGAGATGGAGGAAGACCCAGAGGAGAACAAGAAGGAGAGCCGTCTCCCACCACCAAGCCTCCCACCACCAAGCCTCCCACCACCAAGCCTCCCACCACCAAGTCTCCCCCCACCAAGTCTCCCCCCACCAAGTCTCCCCCCACCAAGTCTCCCCCCACCAAGCCTCCCACCACCAAGTCTCCCCCCACCAAGTCTCCCCCCACCAAGTCTCCCCCCACCAAGCCTCCCACCACCAAGCCTCCCACCACCAAGTCTCCCACCACCAAGTCTCCCACTTCAGATGTGGACACCCCACATGGGGCAAGCTCTGTGCTGGGATCTAGAGAGAGCTCAGTGGGGCTGAAGGATCCTGGGACAGCTCTAACGGCCCctaagcagcaggcaggcattCCCTCAGATCAGAGGAGGGATGCTAGCACCACAGCGGTGATGCAGACAGTGTCTCAGGACGTGCAGACCACCAGCCTGGGgacacagccagcacagccagagCCCACGCGCACCCAGACCACCACCCTGGGGACACAGCCGGAGTCCACCGTCACTCAGACCACCATCTCAggggagcagctcagcacacagcTTGACGGGGCTGGCCCCCTGGCAGCAGGGACTCTCTTGCCCACAGCCCAGGGATTCGAGATCCCACTCAACGCTGATCCCAGGTCCACGTCCCACGTGCAAGAGCCAGCCTTGCCCTCGGCCTCCAGCAGTGCCTACCAAAATGCCTACAAGTGCTACGTGGAGACGGTGGAGGCTCTCAAGCAGATTGGGCAGCTCAGACACCTCTATGCTGCCCTGAAGGAGCAGGTGGCCCAGCTAGAAGCCACCGGGTTGGAGCGGACTGAACTGGAGAAGCTGCGCCTGCTCCTCCAGGAGAGAG GCCAGGAGAGCGTTGCCAACACGCTGGGTGACCTGCAGGCCCAGGTGTCATCCCTGCAGGGCCTGGCCAGTGACCTGCAGGGCTTgtccagggagctgcagggcgTGGCCAGGgacctgcagggagagaaggggaag ATCAGGAAGCTGGAGAGCACCCTTGCCAAACTGGAGGCGGCCAGAGCCAGCTGGCAAATGGATCCCAGCGACCAACTCAGCTTGCCGTTGGG GTCCACACCACAGGAGGTAAAGCGGGACATGAAGGATCTGGCCCAGCAGCGGCAAACAAGCAAGGCTGCACTGGATCAGTTGGTGACCCAGACGGccaaggaggagcaggagcggGAGCAG CTAGAAGAGGCCAGAGTGACGGAGAGCacggggcaggaggaggcagtaTGCCCCATGTGCAGCAGCGACACCAGCACGCGCTTGGAGCAGCTGCTGCGACGCTATGAGaagctgcaggggctggtggaCTCCCTCATGTCGAGGAAGAAGATGGGCAAGGCGCTGAGGCAGCTGCCAGGGAAGAGCCAG GACCAGGAGGTGCTGAAGCGCATCCAGGCTGCCATCCTGCAGATGCAAGGGGAGTATGAGAAGCTCAACTCTGTCATGGGGAGCCTCCTGGATGACAGTCgccagcagcaggaagataTCGAG ggtCTGTTGCAGTCCgtggagaggctggagaaggagaaggcagaCAAGGAGGACCTGAAGCTGGGGATGGATGAG AAAGCAGACAAAGGCGCCTTGGAAAGCAAAGTCAGCCGCGCCCAATTTGAGGcgagcctggagctgctgaaggagcaaAACCAGGAGGTGCTGAGCCGGCTGACAggccaggagcaggggctgcacgaggtccagcagcagctgcggGAGGAGATGGCCTCCAAG CTGGATCGCCTGGAGCTGGAGCCATTCCAGCAAGAGCTGGACGACCGCTGGAAGAGCAGCCTTGAGCAGCTCAAGAAAATGGCACCACCAATGGAAGCTGACAGTGCAGCTGGGTTTAGGAA gcagctgctggtggaTTTCCAGTGCCTGTCTTGTGATAGGCAACTCAGCATGCGGGTGCCTGGCTCGTGA